Below is a window of Flavobacterium cyclinae DNA.
GTGGATATTGAATTGGTTAATGAGCAAGTAAAATTGTTTTATTCTGCACTAGATGAAGTTAGTATTGAATACGATGAAAGCAGTTTTTCTATTACCGAATACATTTCACTGGGTTTAAACGACAAGACGAGTTACTATCCTTTTGAAAAAGTTACGCTTACGTTTTTTGATAATGGGTATTATAAAATAAATTCCGAAATGTTATTTGAGCCACCGCAATACAATCGGAAAATGTTGCATCACATTTATAATTCTAATTTAAGTCTATTGGGAAAACTTCAAAAGGGATTACTTTTGCAACCTAATGAGTTCCTTGATTTAGAAAACTTACCGCAAATTATGATGATTTGTTATTTAAACGGATTTGAGGATGCCAAACAAAAATTAATTGATGCTAAACCTTATCTTAAATCGTTAGAAAATCCTATCGCTTATGTCTCTTTTAAAGAAGTAATGCGAATTTTAAGAAAAATGAAATACAACACAAGAAATGAATAGAAAATTAGTTATTGGTGACATCCATGGCGGATTAAAAGCGTTACATCAGGTTTTGGATAAAGCAAAAGTGACTTCAAAAGACACTCTGATTTTTTTAGGAGATTTTGTTGATGGTTGGAGCGAATCGCCAGCGGTTTTAGATTTTCTTATTCAATTAGAACAACAACAAAATTGCATATTTATCAAAGGAAATCATGATGATTTAGTATTAAAATGGTTAACTACTAATAAAGAAGGCTTTGATGAGAAAATGTGGTTTCAACATGGTGGTGAAGCAACTTCATTGAGTTATGAACGAGTAGATGAAGCCACAAAAGAAAAACATATTACGTTTCTGAAATCGCTAAAAAACTACTATTTAGATGATGAAAATCGATTGTTTATTCATGCAGGATTTACCAATGTAAGAGGTGTTGATTTCGAATTTTTCAAACCACTATTTTATTGGGATAGAACGTTATGGGAAATGGCATTAGCTCTTGATCCGAATCTTTCAAAAGATCATATTTCGTATCCCAATCGATTAAAATTGTATCATGAAATTTACATTGGACATACTCCAGTTACTAAAATAAATGAAGCCATTCCAGTGAATAAAGCTTGTATTTGGAACGTAGATACGGGTGCCGCTTTCAAAGGAAAACTTACAATTATGGACATCGAAACAAAGGAATTTTGGCAAAGTGATGCCTTACCTGATTTGTATCCAGATGAAAAAGGAAGAAATTAATTCCTTTTTTTTATGCTATTCTAATACAATTTATACCTTTGCTTCAAATTATTTATTTACGTAAAATCCATTCAAAATGAGTGTAATAGAAAAAAAACTGAAAGACCGCAGTGGTTCAGTTTGCGAAATTAGTGGTACCGAACATGATTTAGTTGTGTACACGTTGCCACCTCACACTGCAGAAAGTTTAGAACATTCGGTTTTGGTTGCAAAACATTTAAAAGACCAAATTGAAAACCCTGAAACCATGAATGAAAACGATTGGAGAGGGTTATCAGAAAGTATGTGGAACGAACATTTGCCGGTTCAAATTTTATCTTGGCGCATGTTAGCGCGTTTGAAAAACAACGATTTGCTTGACATGATGTATTTAGACGAAGAAGCCTTAGAATGGGCAAAAGCAACTGGTGAAGGCGAAGAAGAAGACGAAAACAAAATTGTACATAAAGACAGTAACGGCGTTATTTTACAAGATGGCGACTCAGTAGTATTGATTAAAGATTTAGATGTAAAAGGTGCTACTTTTACCGCAAAACGTGGAGCTGCCGTGCATAACATTAAATTAGTTTGGGACGATGCTAACTTAATTGAAGGTAGAGTAGAAAACCAAAGTATTTACATTTTGACGCAGTACGTGAAGAAAACGAAGTAGTTTTCAATGTGGCAATGTGCCGATGTGGTAATTTAGTAATGTGATAATAGAAAACCCTGCAAATTTGATTTGTGGGGTTTTTGGTTTTTGATAGCTTTCTGTTACCATTAAGACAACTTAAGTTTTTTATGCTATATCAGTGTTATATCAGTGCTGTAACAGTGCTATATCTATAAAGAAAACACCAACTTGACTACTTAATTATAAAAGTTGACTTTACTTTTTTTAGTTACAATTTGTTATCTTTGATTAAAATGAACCACGTGAGGTATCCTTAAGATTTTAATTCAACAAATATTAAACTATTAAAATGAACTTAAAAGCAATTATTTATTTAATCGTTTTTTTTCAAAGCATAATATGCTTTGGACAATTTAAACATCCTGAACCAACAATAGTTAGGCCTTCCGTAATTCTTCCAGAAAATGATATAAATGATTATTCAAAATTATACAACAAGAAAATAAAGAAGAAAATTATCGGTAAAACAATTACAGAATTTGACATAAATGGTAACGTTATTTCAGAAATTAATTCCGATTCAAATTCAACTACAACTATTCTTTATAGATATACAAATAATATTTTGGTTGAAAAAGAAAAGAGAACAACTATTGATACTAAAAACATAGAAAAGAGAGTTTTAGATAATTCAAATTATATTAAAGAAAACGAAAAAAAAGGTGAAAAAATAACTGTAGTTACTGATTATAATTATAATAACGAATTTGAATTCTATAAAGCAATATTAGACAAAAAAAAGAATCGCATTACTTCATATTTGATCGAAAAGAAAGAAGGAGATACTAAAACTTCAATAAAAAAATATAATATTTTTTATAATCAAGATAAAATAATTGAAATTAGTGAAGATAATGGCGAAAAAAAACAATATTTCTACAAAAATAATCTAATTGACAAAATAGAATATTTCGACAACAATGACAAAAGAAAAACCAATTCCATAACTTATTTTATCTACGATTTAAATAGTAATTTAACAGCGATAAAAGGTATTAGAAAAACAATTTACAATAACAAAATATCTGAGAATAAATTCATAAAAGATTCTGCAGTTTATGATAATAAAAATAACATAGTCTGGGCATATAATGTCAATGACTATCTAGCTGCCAATCAAAATCAAAAAAATCATTATATAACTTATAGATATAATGATAATAACAAAATTATTGAATCAACTAAGTTTGAAAATGGGATAGAAATGATAAAATCATCGTATTCCTATGAAAATAATTTATTAAAGGAAATAAAGCAAATTCATAAAGGTGATTATATTCTAACAAAAAATTATAAATATATTGATGGAAAATTAGTTGAATTTACAGAATTAGATCCTTTTTTAAATCTTGAAAAACGATGTGTTTATGATTATGATGAGTCTACAAATTTAAAATCGATTACAGAATTTAGAAAATACACAGACAGAAAATCTGGAAAAATTACTGATGTTAAAACATCTACCTTTTTTTCGTTTGATAGTAATACACTCACGATTAAAAATCAAAATGGAATCATTGAAAAATATGAATTTTTTGATTAAAATTTTATCCGCTACAGTGACTCTTTTTCACGTGGTTTAAATTAAAATAAACAAAATTACAAACAAAAAACCCTGTAAAAATCAAATTTTACAGGGTTTTTCTATATCCAAAAAGTAACTAATCACTTATTACTTTTCACTAATCACTTAATTACAAATCAAACTTAATACCTTGAGCTAATGGTAACGCTGTTCCGTAGTTGATAGTATTCGTTTGTCTTCTCATGTAGGCTTTCCATGCGTCAGAACCTGATTCACGGCCACCACCTGTTTCTTTTTCACCACCAAAAGCACCACCAATTTCAGCACCAGAAGTTCCAATGTTTACGTTAGCAATACCACAATCAGAACCCGCAGCAGAAAGGAATAATTCCATTTCTCTCATGTTGTTGGTAAAGATAGAAGAAGATAATCCTTGAGGAACTGCATTTTGCATTTCGATAGCTTCTTCAATTGTGCTATATTTCATTACATATAAAACTGGAGCAAATGTTTCGTGTTGCACGATTTCGAACTCGTTTTTCGCTTCAATAATACATGGTTTTACATAACAACCGCTTTCGTATCCTTTTCCTTCTAAAACACCACCTTCTACAATTACTCTTCCACCTTCAGCTTTTGCTTTTTCGATAGCGTTTAAGTAATCTTGAACCGCACCTTTATCGATAAGTGGACCTACGTGATTGTTAGCATCTAATGGATTTCCAATTTTTAACTGCGCATAAGCTTTAGCTAAAACGTCTAATGTTTTATCGTAAACACTTTCGTGAACAATTAATCTACGAGTTGAAGTACAACGTTGCCCTGCTGTTCCTACTGCTCCAAATACCGCTCCTACCAATACCATTGATAAATCCGCTTCTTTAGAAACGATAATTGCGTTGTTTCCACCTAATTCTAAGATAGTTTTTCCAAAACGCTCAGCAACTGTTTTTGATACGTGACGACCAATTCTAGTAGAACCTGTAAAAGACACTAATGGAATACGTTTGTCGTTATTGATTAAATCACCAGACTCATTACCCACCACTAAACAGCTGATTCCTTCTGGCAAATTGTTTCTTTCTAATACGGTTTGAATGATGTTTTGACAAGCTACACCACATAAAGGCGTTTTTGAACTTGGCTTCCAAATACAAACGTCACCGCAAATCCATGCTAACATCGTATTCCAAGACCAAACCGCTACTGGGAAGTTGAAAGCCGAAATGATTCCCACCACTCCAAACGGATGCCATTGCTCATACATTCTGTGCATTGGACGCTCTGAGTGCATTGTTAATCCGTGTAATTGACGTGATAAACCTACTGCGAAATCACAGATATCAATCATTTCTTGAACTTCTCCAAGTCCTTCTTGATACGATTTACCCATTTCAAAAGACACTAATTTTCCTAATGCTTCTTTATGTTTACGCAATTCTTCTCCCATTTGACGCACGATTTCCCCTCTTTTTGGAGCCGGAACCAAACGCCATGTTTTGAAAGCTTCGGTTGCTGCTTGCATAGCAGTTTCGTAATCTTCTTTTGTAGAAGATTTTACTTTTCCAATCAAATCTCCTGTTGCTGGAGAATACGATTCGATGATTTTTCCGTTAGAAAACCACTTTGTTCCAGTAGAAGTTCCTTCGTTAATTTCTTTAATGCCTAATTGTTGCAAAGCTTCTTGCATACCAAATTGAATTGCTGCTTCAGATATCATTTTATAACTTTTTATTCGGTTTTTGTTAAATTTTTTTCAAAGATAGAAAATATATTTTTAAACACAAGAGTTTAATCTTGGTGTTATATTTTGCCACGGATTTCAAGGATTTTCACAGATTTTTTTGCGAAACTTTGTGAGAATTTGTGTTACTTTTTTGTAAACTTAGGATTCGTTTCCATTACAGTGCCACATTTTTTACACGTTCTTTTTTCTTCTGAATTGTAGAAGGTGCTGAAATGCGGAAAAAAATCCTTTTCTATGTCGTGTAATTCGAAATAAACTTCATGTAATTTATGATTGCAATTGTTACAAAACCAAAGCAAACCATCATTAAATCCTTTTCCAGCGCGTTTTCTTTCGATTACCAACCCTACAGAACCTTCTGTCCTTGCCGGCGAATGCGGTACTTTAGCAGGATGCAAATACATATCTCCTGGACCTAATTTCATCGCTTTTTTTTCGCCATCCTCTTGAATGTAAACCGTGATTTCACCTTCTAATTGGTAAAACAATTCTTCGGTTTCATTGTAGTGATAGTCTTTTCGAGCATTGGGTCCACCCACAACCATAACAATGTAATCGTCTGATTCTACGTATAAATTTTTATTACTAACAGGCGGTTTTAACAACGCTTTATTGTCTTCAATCCACTTTTGTAAATTAAACGGTTTTGCTATTGCCATCATTTTTAATTTAAAACGTAAAGTTACTAAAAAGAAAAAAGGTTAGCTGTATTTTTTGTTACAAACTAACCTTAATAAATTATTATGTTTTTGATTATTTAACTTCTTTAACCAAATAAATATAAACTGGGAAGTGATCTGAAAATCCTGGAACTCCATTTTGATTACGAAGTGGATATCCTTTGTATTGTCCTGTTTTCTGAATTAAGAAAGGCTTATTGTAAATCCCTGCTTTCCAATATTTAAACGAACCATAATCATTATTATCCGCTGGAACTAATTGTTGACTCACCATTATTTGATCAAAAATATCTCCAGAATCTCTATAGAATAAAGAAGAATTTCCGTCTTTTGCCATTTGTTCAAAAGGGTTATAAACATCTCTTGGCTCTTTTAATTCTGATTTTTTTAATTTAGCACCTACACCTTGTTTAACTGATTTGTTATATGGTCCATCGTTTAAATCTCCCATTGTAATAAACTTAGCGTTTGGATTGATTTTGATGATAGAATCCATAATTTTTCTATTCAATCTACCTGCTGCCTCTCTATAAGGGCTACTTTTTTTCTCACCACCAGAACGAGATGGCCAGTGGTTTACAATAACATTGATTTCTTCACCATCTAATAAACCAGTTACTAATAACTGATCACGTGTGTAAATTCTTTTAGTTTTAGCATCTACACTTCCTTTATCATCAGAATCCTCTGATTCATTTTTATCTTTTTTGCTAGATTCTGTTTCATTTTCATAAATGTACAATGGAATATTAATATAACTTGTAGGTTGAAAATGTTTTTCTTGGTATAAAAATCCAACGTCAATTCCTCTTTTGTCAGGAGAATCAAAATGTACAATTTTGTATCCTTTATTAATTAGAGTAGGATGTTTAACTAAATCTTCTAATACTCTTCTGTTTTCAATTTCACATGCTCCAATGATTACAGGAGAATTTTTTTGAACTTCGCTAGTACCTAATTCAACTAGTACTCTACTTAGATTATCTAGTTTCTTTTTATAATTTTTTTGAGTCCAACCTCTTGACGGAGTATACTCTTCATCATAGGTATCTGGGTCGTTTATTGTGTCAAATAAATTTTCAAAATTGTAAAAAGCCACAGTATGTACTTTAAATTTTTTATCCTGAGAAAATGTATTTTCTACCGATAAAATCACTAAAAATACAGCCAAAAGGTGTTTAATTTTCATAAAATAATTGTTATATTAATATCAAGTTTTATACAAAATGGGTGCCAAAGGTAAATAATATTATTAAAAGTTATACATTTGTAGGCTGTTAAGTTTTTACCTACTTAACGTTAAATAAGTATTAATAATAACATTCTTTATGAAAAAACTTGTATTAAGTACCTTACTAGTACTACAAGCCGTTTTTGTTTTTGCACAGCAGAATCCAGCCTTAACAGGAAAAGTTATCGATTCTAAAAGTCAAAAACCATTACAAAATGTTGTGGCTACCATTCAAAGCACCAACCAATCTTCTTTAACTGATTTTGATGGAAACTTTAAATTTGGAACACTACCACAAGGGGAACAAATTTTAATAATCAAAACTGTTGGTTATATCCAACAAACATTTGTGATTGAGCCAAATTCTGGCGAATCTATTGATTTAGGAATTATCTTGTTAGAAGAAGATATTACTTCTGAACAACAATTAAGTTTAGTTACTATTACTGAAAATGATTTAGGAGACGACAATAGTGGTTCAGAGAGTACTTCTGGATTATTACAAGCAACTCGTGATGTATATCAACAAGCGGCAGCCTTTAACTGGGGATTAGCTCGTTTCAGAATTAGAGGTTTAGATAATGAATATGGAGTTACCATGATTAATGGTATTTCTATGAACAAATTATATGATGGAAGACCACAATGGAGCAACTGGGGTGGTTTAAATGATGCTACTAGAAACCAAGAGTTTACTATGGGTTCTGCTCCATCAGATTATACTTTTGGTAGTGCATTAGGTACTCAAGAGATTAATACTAGAGCTTCTTTCTACAGACCAGGAACTAGAATTTCTATGTCGGGAACGAATACCAACTACAGTTGGAGAACAATGGGAACGCATGCTTCTGGAATGAACAAACAAGGTTGGGCTTTTGTTGTGTCTGCATCTAGAAGATGGGCACAAGAAGGTTACTTTGAAGGAACTGATTATGCTGCAAATTCTTTATTTGCGAGTGTTGAGAAAAAAATTAATGACAAACATAGTTTAAACTTAACTGCAATTTATGCTCAAAATAGCAGAGGTAAAAACTCTCCAAACACACAAGAAGTTAATGATTTAATGGGAATTAAATACAACTCGTACTGGGGATGGCAAGATGGTAAAAAACGTAACTCTAGAGATAAAGATGTTGAAGAACCTATTGTAATGCTTTCTCATTATTGGAAAATTACAGAAAAAACAACTTTAAACACAAATGTTGCATTTCAAACGGGTTCTATTGGTAACTCAAGATTAGATTTTCAATTAGGAAATAATCCAGACCCTACATACTATAGAAACTTACCAAGTTATTATAATAATTTAGGTGATGCAACTGGAGCTGCTGCTGCAGAAACTTTCTTCTTAAACAACAGTCAAATCAACTGGAATGCAATGTATCTTGCAAACCAAAACAGTGCATTCCCTGGAAGAAGTGTTTATGTTTTATATGAAGACAGAACGGATGACAATCAATTAAGTGCTAACAGTATTATTAATTCTAGTATTTCTGAAAATATAAGCTTAACTGCAGCTGCTAATTTTAGAAAATTACGTTCGCACAACCACCAAAACTTATTAGATTTAATGGGTGGTCAATACTTTTTAGATATTGATCCATTTTATACAGGAGATGCTAGTCAGTCAGACTTAAATAACCCAAATAGACAAATTGGTGAAAACGAATCATATGGTTATAACTATTTATTACATGCGTTAACATTTGATGGATTTACACAATTTAAATTTACTTATGATAAAGCTGATTTCTATTTAGCGCAATCATTCTCAAGAACAGAATACCAAAGAGAAGGTCTTTACAGAAACGGAATTTATGCTGCTAATTCTTATGGTAAAGGAGAAAGTGTAACTTTCGAAAACTTTGGTTTTAAAGGAGGTTTAACTTATAAATTAAACGGAAGAAATTATTTAGACTTTAATGGTTTATATCAAACTAAAGCGCCAAGTTTAAGAAACTCATTCTCAAATGCTAGAATGAACAATGTTATAACTCCAGACTTAACAAATGAAAAAATTGTTAGTGCTGATGCTAGTTATATCTTAAGAGCTCCAAAATTCAAAGCTCGTTTAACTGGATTCTATTCTAAAATTCAAGATGCAACAGAAATTTCGTTCTTCTATGGAGAAGGAATTGGAAGTGACACAGGTGGAGATGAAGACACTTTTGTAAGTGAAATCGTTACTGGAATTGATAAACAAAACATGGGTGCAGAACTTGGTTTAGAATATCAAATTACTTCAACTATTAAAGCTACTGTTGCAGCATCTTATGGACAATACATTTACTCTGATAATGCAAAATTAAAAACAAATGATGATGCATTAGCGGCAGCCGGAAACAACTCTTTAACTGATTTTGGAACCGTTTATATTAAAAACTATCACCAACCAGGTATGCCTCAAACAGCAGCTTCATTTGGTTTAGAATATAGAGATCCTAACTTCTGGTGGGTAGGTGCTAACATTAACTATTTAGCAAATAGCTATATTGATGTAGCTAGTATTTTAAGAACTGATAATTTTAGTATTGATGGAAATACTGGCGACAATTATTCAGGTGCAACTCCAGAAACAGTAAGAGATATTTTAAAACAAGAAAAATTTGACAGTTTTGCTTTATTAAACTTAACAGGAGGAAAATCTTGGAGAATTAGCAAAGCAAATCGTAATACAGTTGGTTTCTTTGCTTCTATTAATAATGTATTAGATGTTGAATACAAAACAGGTGGTTTTGAACAATCAAGAAAAGCTACTTTCCCTGATTTACAAGGAGATTTAGCCAACGGAACACCATCTTTTGGACCTAAATATTTTTACGGATACGGAAGAACATATTTTGTTAATTTCTACATTAACTTCTAAAAAAATATACTATGAAAATAAAATTTTTAAAAAC
It encodes the following:
- a CDS encoding endonuclease/exonuclease/phosphatase family protein → MKIKHLLAVFLVILSVENTFSQDKKFKVHTVAFYNFENLFDTINDPDTYDEEYTPSRGWTQKNYKKKLDNLSRVLVELGTSEVQKNSPVIIGACEIENRRVLEDLVKHPTLINKGYKIVHFDSPDKRGIDVGFLYQEKHFQPTSYINIPLYIYENETESSKKDKNESEDSDDKGSVDAKTKRIYTRDQLLVTGLLDGEEINVIVNHWPSRSGGEKKSSPYREAAGRLNRKIMDSIIKINPNAKFITMGDLNDGPYNKSVKQGVGAKLKKSELKEPRDVYNPFEQMAKDGNSSLFYRDSGDIFDQIMVSQQLVPADNNDYGSFKYWKAGIYNKPFLIQKTGQYKGYPLRNQNGVPGFSDHFPVYIYLVKEVK
- a CDS encoding 3-hydroxyanthranilate 3,4-dioxygenase codes for the protein MAIAKPFNLQKWIEDNKALLKPPVSNKNLYVESDDYIVMVVGGPNARKDYHYNETEELFYQLEGEITVYIQEDGEKKAMKLGPGDMYLHPAKVPHSPARTEGSVGLVIERKRAGKGFNDGLLWFCNNCNHKLHEVYFELHDIEKDFFPHFSTFYNSEEKRTCKKCGTVMETNPKFTKK
- the amaB gene encoding L-piperidine-6-carboxylate dehydrogenase; protein product: MISEAAIQFGMQEALQQLGIKEINEGTSTGTKWFSNGKIIESYSPATGDLIGKVKSSTKEDYETAMQAATEAFKTWRLVPAPKRGEIVRQMGEELRKHKEALGKLVSFEMGKSYQEGLGEVQEMIDICDFAVGLSRQLHGLTMHSERPMHRMYEQWHPFGVVGIISAFNFPVAVWSWNTMLAWICGDVCIWKPSSKTPLCGVACQNIIQTVLERNNLPEGISCLVVGNESGDLINNDKRIPLVSFTGSTRIGRHVSKTVAERFGKTILELGGNNAIIVSKEADLSMVLVGAVFGAVGTAGQRCTSTRRLIVHESVYDKTLDVLAKAYAQLKIGNPLDANNHVGPLIDKGAVQDYLNAIEKAKAEGGRVIVEGGVLEGKGYESGCYVKPCIIEAKNEFEIVQHETFAPVLYVMKYSTIEEAIEMQNAVPQGLSSSIFTNNMREMELFLSAAGSDCGIANVNIGTSGAEIGGAFGGEKETGGGRESGSDAWKAYMRRQTNTINYGTALPLAQGIKFDL
- a CDS encoding TonB-dependent receptor, which translates into the protein MKKLVLSTLLVLQAVFVFAQQNPALTGKVIDSKSQKPLQNVVATIQSTNQSSLTDFDGNFKFGTLPQGEQILIIKTVGYIQQTFVIEPNSGESIDLGIILLEEDITSEQQLSLVTITENDLGDDNSGSESTSGLLQATRDVYQQAAAFNWGLARFRIRGLDNEYGVTMINGISMNKLYDGRPQWSNWGGLNDATRNQEFTMGSAPSDYTFGSALGTQEINTRASFYRPGTRISMSGTNTNYSWRTMGTHASGMNKQGWAFVVSASRRWAQEGYFEGTDYAANSLFASVEKKINDKHSLNLTAIYAQNSRGKNSPNTQEVNDLMGIKYNSYWGWQDGKKRNSRDKDVEEPIVMLSHYWKITEKTTLNTNVAFQTGSIGNSRLDFQLGNNPDPTYYRNLPSYYNNLGDATGAAAAETFFLNNSQINWNAMYLANQNSAFPGRSVYVLYEDRTDDNQLSANSIINSSISENISLTAAANFRKLRSHNHQNLLDLMGGQYFLDIDPFYTGDASQSDLNNPNRQIGENESYGYNYLLHALTFDGFTQFKFTYDKADFYLAQSFSRTEYQREGLYRNGIYAANSYGKGESVTFENFGFKGGLTYKLNGRNYLDFNGLYQTKAPSLRNSFSNARMNNVITPDLTNEKIVSADASYILRAPKFKARLTGFYSKIQDATEISFFYGEGIGSDTGGDEDTFVSEIVTGIDKQNMGAELGLEYQITSTIKATVAASYGQYIYSDNAKLKTNDDALAAAGNNSLTDFGTVYIKNYHQPGMPQTAASFGLEYRDPNFWWVGANINYLANSYIDVASILRTDNFSIDGNTGDNYSGATPETVRDILKQEKFDSFALLNLTGGKSWRISKANRNTVGFFASINNVLDVEYKTGGFEQSRKATFPDLQGDLANGTPSFGPKYFYGYGRTYFVNFYINF
- a CDS encoding PhnA domain-containing protein; this encodes MSVIEKKLKDRSGSVCEISGTEHDLVVYTLPPHTAESLEHSVLVAKHLKDQIENPETMNENDWRGLSESMWNEHLPVQILSWRMLARLKNNDLLDMMYLDEEALEWAKATGEGEEEDENKIVHKDSNGVILQDGDSVVLIKDLDVKGATFTAKRGAAVHNIKLVWDDANLIEGRVENQSIYILTQYVKKTK
- a CDS encoding metallophosphoesterase family protein; the protein is MNRKLVIGDIHGGLKALHQVLDKAKVTSKDTLIFLGDFVDGWSESPAVLDFLIQLEQQQNCIFIKGNHDDLVLKWLTTNKEGFDEKMWFQHGGEATSLSYERVDEATKEKHITFLKSLKNYYLDDENRLFIHAGFTNVRGVDFEFFKPLFYWDRTLWEMALALDPNLSKDHISYPNRLKLYHEIYIGHTPVTKINEAIPVNKACIWNVDTGAAFKGKLTIMDIETKEFWQSDALPDLYPDEKGRN